The nucleotide sequence CCGCCCATCTGATGAACAGACTGGGGAGTCAGGCCTATATGGGCCTGAACAAGAATTCCTGCCTTTGATATTGCAGATATGGTTTCGCATACTGATGCTCCGCCTTCAAGTTTTATGGCTGCAGCTCCGCCTTCTTTTACGAGTCTGCCCGCGTTTGTGATGGCATCAGCTATGCTGGCGTGATAAGACATGAACGGCATGTCAGCTACGACAAAAGCAGTTTTTGATGCTCTTGTGACAAGCCTTGTGTGATAAACCATTTCATCCATTGTGATCGGGAGGGTTGACGAATGTCCCTGGACAACCATTGCGGCAGAATCGCCCACAAGTATGATGTGAATTCCCGCAGCATCTGCAAGCGCTGCAAATGTATAATCATAAGCAGTTATTGATGAAATTTTTTCACCATTCTGTTTCATTTTGCGGAGAGTGTTTACTGTTACCTGGGCCTTCATTTTCATGCCTCCGTTTGTGTTTTTTTTGTTTTATATCAGCCCTGTTTTTCCAGAGCCTTAACCTTTAAAACATGAAAACAGAAAAAGTAAACCCCTTATGATGTTTTTTTGATGACATACCCTGGATTTAAAATTGACAAGGTCGCAAAAAGTCAAAAAAAGGCATCGGCGTCATGCCGGACTTGATCCGGCATATTCGTATTTTCAGAGACTTCTGGATTCCTGCCTGCGCCGGATAAACGGAAATCGGACTTCTTGTGCCCCTGTCATTGTTTATTATGCTCAGCACGATTTTTAATTATGGTACTGATGGGGTTCAGCATGAACTATCACATCGGCGTTTGGTATGATTTTTTTGATGGTTTCTTCTATTTGCTCGGTGAGAGCATGGGCATGATTCAGAGTCTGATCTCCGTCCATCAGCACATGGAGATCAATGAAAAGATGGGCGCCCGATGGTCTGATTCTTATGCCGTGGCAATCAATGATATGGGGCAGGGCTTCCACTGTTTCTTTTATCTGCATGGGCAGGTCTTGGGGCGCTGTGTCTATGAGCGCGTCAATGCTGCGTTTACCGAGCTTGATGCTGATAACGACAACGATCACTGCAACAATCATGGCTGACACTGCATCAGTCTTTTCAAGAAACTGCTGATTCGGGAAAAACTCGGCTGCTTTGACACCTATAAGCCCAATAAGAACCACCATCGAGCTCCAGATATCTGTCCTGAAATGAAGCGCATCGGCCTCTAATGCCTGGCTGTTATATTTTTTGGCTGCCTTCATGAGCATTCTGGATCTTGAAAAATCTATAATAATGGATGTAAGCATGACCACGAATGCCCAAATCGAGGCATCAACTTTTTTGGGTTCGAAAAACAGATGCTGAATTGACTCGTAAAAAATCCATCCGCAGGTAACAAGAAGCAGAAATGTTTCTGCCAGGGCCGAAAGGTTTTCAACCTTGCCATGCCCATAATGATGGTAATCGTCGGCGGGCTGATCTGCAACCCTTACCGCCATGAGTGTTATGATTGCCGCGACCATATCAAGCAGAGAATGGGCTGTTTCTGCAAGAATACCGAGACTTCCGGTTTTCAGACCCACAATAAGTTTGAATCCTGTAAGGAGCAGGGCAGCGATTACGGAGTTGAACGCTGCGCTATGTTTTTCGTTTGCCGCAATATCCGGCTGCATTTCATTGCTCATATTTCCACCATACATTTGAATTAAGGAGACATTTGATGGTATTGCAAAAAGTCAGAAAAGGGCTTTAGCGTCATGGCGAACTTGATCCGGAATCCATTATTCTTAGACACTTATGGCTTCCGGCCTTCGCCGGAATGACTGAAATTTGACTTTTTAAGACCTATTCACATTTAAACTAACCGAAAAAATACAGCATATAAATTAATCCTGAAAGAGCTTTTGCCAGACGTTTCCCCAAAAGCAGCCCCAGGCAAAGCCCCTCAGTGGTCTACCATTTTTTAAGACGCCAGAATGAAAGGAATATTCCCACAGAGATAGCTGCAAGTCCGAGTATGATCCAGAATGCGTACGAGTGCTCTGATATCGGTATTTTAACGTTCATGGAGAAAGCGCTTACCACGAATGTCGGAACCATTATGGCAATGGTGACTACGTTCAGGGTTTTCATCAGGATATTGATGTTGTTGCTGACAACAGAGGCCCTGGCGTCCATCATGCTGGAAACGATGTTGGAGTAAATTTCGGCAAGCCTGTAGCACTGGCTGTTATCTATGAGTATATCCTCGAGAAGCTCCTGCTCGTTCTCGTTGAACATAATTTTTTGATTGTTTTTCATTTTGTGAAGAAGAATGCCATTGGAACTTATCGCGTTTAGATAATAAACAAGGCCCTTGCTGAGGGAAAACATGAACAGCAGATATTTGTTTTCCATGGAAGCATTTATCTTGTTTTCGAGTTCGTCAGATATCTGCCTCATTATTTTCAGGTGATCCACAAAATGATAAATGCAGTATCCAAGAGTAAGCATAAGAAATGATTTTACGGACTGCACTTTCATGAAACGCTTGTCCGTAAGTACAGGTATTTCACTGTCTGATATTATTATGATTTTTTCCTCAAAAAGGAAAATACCGGTGGACGCCACGTTGAACTGATATCCTGATTCTGATGAATAGGTCTGGGGCTTTTTTACAATTATGGCGACATGATTGTCCTCAAACTCAATTCTTGAAAGCTCATCAGGGTCAATGGCCGAATTCAGGGTGTGTTCGTCAATGCCATGACTCTCAATTAAAGCTGCCTTCTCCTCATTCGTAGGATTGATGTAAATACTGATTGTTGAATCATCGCTCTGGGCTGGAACGATTTTATTGCCGATGATATTGTAAAACTGGCTCATGTAAATCCCTTGAATTCAAAAAATAATGCCTGAAGATTGTTCCCGGAGAATACTTTTGTCGTGGCTTAAGGTTGTTTCTTGTGAACACAAAACCAATGGCTTAAAAAAATGCTAAGCTTTGCTAAAACATCTGCAATGATTCTGAAAAAGCTTCCAAATAAGGCCAAAACCTGATCAGATATTAAATAGCCTGCCTTATAAAGCAAGAACAAAATTATGTTTAGGCTGAAATATGCGGATGACAAAGCAGAGCCCATGACATGCTCATGGGCTCTGGCTGAATCCTAAAATGGAGTCCTAAATGGAATAGGCAAAATCATTATATGCCATTAGGGTCAGTATGGTTGATATGCGGGCTTCCTTCCTGAAAATATGGGGAAGAATCTGAAGAATGAATCTCGATCTTTTGGCGTTTCTTGAGAAAAGAAGGGTTGCCATTCTGAAGGCGAAAAGAAATCTGTATTTGAATTTGACAGGGTCAAGTTCGTTGGATCTTTTCCAGAAATCTATGTCCCAGTAATATTTGAGTTTTTCAAGAATGGAATCAAAGGAATATATTTCCTGCACAATTTTTTTGTATCCTTCTGAAAGCTCTTCAGGAGGCATGCCGACAGGCTGGAAAACCACATTTTTTGTATCGTATTTTGCCCATTCCTTATGAAGGATTCTGTTTTCCTCTTCAAATCTTTTGAACAGTTTTGTGCCAGGAAAAGGCGTGAGTACGTTTATAAGAGGCATAAGCAGCTTTGATTCCTGGATGAAGTCAACAAGCTCCCTGAAGGTTTTCTGGGAATCGAAATCATAGCCGACAATAAAAGAGCTGTGAACAAGGAGACCGTATGACTGGATTTTGTTGATTGCATCTACATAGTTGAATTTTTTGTTAATGCCTTTATCCATGCTGGACAGATTGTCATCCGAAATGGACTCGAATCCTATGAATACGGCTCCGCATCCGCTTTCGCTCATCAGCTGGAGAAGTTCATCTTCCTGGGAAATATTTATGGAAGCCTGGCACATCCAGTTTATATTATGGGGCTTAAGAGCAATGAAAAGCTCTCTGGCATATTTTCTGTTAGCTATGATGTTGTCGTCTGCAATGAAAATGGCCTGCTTTGATTTGTATTTTGACATGGCCTGCTTTACATTTAGTACGTCCTTAATCACCTGATCTATTGGCCTGTTTCTGATTTTCTGGCCGTCAAAGGCATGTACTGAGCAGAATTCGCAGTGAAAAGGGCAGCCTTTTGTGGTCTGGAGTATGTCTGAAATATACTGGCTCCTGGAAAGAAATTTCCTTGCAGGAACAGGAGATCTGCTTAAATCAACTTTTTCCTCTGCCTTGTAGAATTTCTGAAGATTTCCGTTTTCAACATCTTCAAGCAGTTTTGCCCAGATGTTTTCAGCTTCTCCTATGACAACGCTGTCGCAGTGCATGGATGCCTCTTCCGGGCACATTGATGGATGAATGCCTCCAAGAACAGTTTTAGCTCCGAGCTTTCTGTAGTTCCTGGATATTTCGTATGCCCTTGGAGCATACATTGTCCTTACGCTTATTCCCACAACATCAGGAATGTATTTGTAGTCAATTTCTTCTATGTTTTCATCGAGAATTTTTATTTCATGCTTTTTAGGAGTCAGTGCCGCAAGTGTGGGAATGGCAAGGAGGTATGAAATATATTTTTTCGTTAAAAGAAATTCAGCGTAAAAACTGTATCCATAAAAGCTTTTGCTGTTAACCTCACTGCTACCTGGAATTATTAACAGTATTTTCATTTGATTCCTTTTTTATTACGGTATTTAGCCGTTTTTTATGGACTGCTTATTTCAGGTTCAGAAAACCGAAAATAACGAGTTCCAACTATTTTTAGCTAAAAGCAAATTATCCTGATGCTGCTTTTATACCGTCTGTCTCATATGCTGCAATTAATTAAAGATAAATATTTGGAGCAAAAAGAAAAGCAATTTCCATGCCTTAGGAATTGCAAATAATTAAATGTCTGTTTTTAGAAGATATTCGTCTGAATATCAATATAAAAATTATGTTTGAAAG is from Desulforegula conservatrix Mb1Pa and encodes:
- the panB gene encoding 3-methyl-2-oxobutanoate hydroxymethyltransferase, giving the protein MKAQVTVNTLRKMKQNGEKISSITAYDYTFAALADAAGIHIILVGDSAAMVVQGHSSTLPITMDEMVYHTRLVTRASKTAFVVADMPFMSYHASIADAITNAGRLVKEGGAAAIKLEGGASVCETISAISKAGILVQAHIGLTPQSVHQMGGYRIQRDEDRLLEDAFKVQQAGAFSVVLEGIPASIAETISGKLYIPTIGIGAGPGCDGQVLVMHDMLGLNIGHVPKFVKKYANMAETVETAFRSYVEDVSKGEFPAKEHCY
- a CDS encoding cation diffusion facilitator family transporter; protein product: MSNEMQPDIAANEKHSAAFNSVIAALLLTGFKLIVGLKTGSLGILAETAHSLLDMVAAIITLMAVRVADQPADDYHHYGHGKVENLSALAETFLLLVTCGWIFYESIQHLFFEPKKVDASIWAFVVMLTSIIIDFSRSRMLMKAAKKYNSQALEADALHFRTDIWSSMVVLIGLIGVKAAEFFPNQQFLEKTDAVSAMIVAVIVVVISIKLGKRSIDALIDTAPQDLPMQIKETVEALPHIIDCHGIRIRPSGAHLFIDLHVLMDGDQTLNHAHALTEQIEETIKKIIPNADVIVHAEPHQYHN
- a CDS encoding magnesium transporter CorA family protein gives rise to the protein MSQFYNIIGNKIVPAQSDDSTISIYINPTNEEKAALIESHGIDEHTLNSAIDPDELSRIEFEDNHVAIIVKKPQTYSSESGYQFNVASTGIFLFEEKIIIISDSEIPVLTDKRFMKVQSVKSFLMLTLGYCIYHFVDHLKIMRQISDELENKINASMENKYLLFMFSLSKGLVYYLNAISSNGILLHKMKNNQKIMFNENEQELLEDILIDNSQCYRLAEIYSNIVSSMMDARASVVSNNINILMKTLNVVTIAIMVPTFVVSAFSMNVKIPISEHSYAFWIILGLAAISVGIFLSFWRLKKW
- a CDS encoding B12-binding domain-containing radical SAM protein, producing MKILLIIPGSSEVNSKSFYGYSFYAEFLLTKKYISYLLAIPTLAALTPKKHEIKILDENIEEIDYKYIPDVVGISVRTMYAPRAYEISRNYRKLGAKTVLGGIHPSMCPEEASMHCDSVVIGEAENIWAKLLEDVENGNLQKFYKAEEKVDLSRSPVPARKFLSRSQYISDILQTTKGCPFHCEFCSVHAFDGQKIRNRPIDQVIKDVLNVKQAMSKYKSKQAIFIADDNIIANRKYARELFIALKPHNINWMCQASINISQEDELLQLMSESGCGAVFIGFESISDDNLSSMDKGINKKFNYVDAINKIQSYGLLVHSSFIVGYDFDSQKTFRELVDFIQESKLLMPLINVLTPFPGTKLFKRFEEENRILHKEWAKYDTKNVVFQPVGMPPEELSEGYKKIVQEIYSFDSILEKLKYYWDIDFWKRSNELDPVKFKYRFLFAFRMATLLFSRNAKRSRFILQILPHIFRKEARISTILTLMAYNDFAYSI